In Streptomyces sp. NBC_00306, a single genomic region encodes these proteins:
- a CDS encoding NAD(P)H-hydrate dehydratase — translation MRTAYSVETVRNAETELMARLPEGVLMQRAAAGLAAACADLLGRVYGARVVMLVGSGDNGGDALYAGARLARRGAGVSAVLLAPDRTHQGGLAAFTGAGGRVTDDPFEVLAVADLVLDGITGIGGKGGLRPDAVPVARAARGSNAVVVAVDLPSGVEADSGEVRGEALRADATVTFGTYKPGLLIDPAREYAGTVRLVGIGLEAHLPSVPDLEALQHADVARLLPEPAAESDKYRRGVVGVVAGSARYPGAAVLAVAGALRGGAGAVRYVGHAAEAVIARFPETLVHAGPPAKAGRVQAWVVGPGLGDDEEAVRDVLASDVPVLVDADGLRLLDAAAVRDREAPTLLTPHAGEAAALLGVAREEVESSRLASVRELAARYGATALLKGSTTLVAAPEGSGTPVRVNPMGSPWLATAGSGDVLSGLAGSLLAAGLEPRDAGSVAAYLHGLAARHAVAEGTPITSYEVASALSSAWHDVTHT, via the coding sequence GGCCCGGCTCCCGGAGGGCGTCCTCATGCAGCGGGCGGCGGCCGGGCTGGCCGCCGCCTGTGCCGATCTGCTCGGCCGGGTGTACGGAGCGCGCGTCGTCATGCTCGTGGGCAGCGGGGACAACGGCGGCGACGCGCTGTACGCCGGCGCCCGGCTCGCCCGCCGCGGTGCGGGTGTCTCCGCGGTGCTCCTCGCCCCGGACCGGACACATCAGGGCGGCCTCGCGGCCTTCACCGGCGCGGGCGGCCGGGTCACGGACGACCCCTTCGAGGTGCTGGCCGTCGCCGACCTGGTGCTGGACGGCATCACCGGCATCGGCGGCAAGGGGGGTCTGCGGCCGGACGCCGTACCGGTGGCCCGCGCGGCCCGCGGCTCGAACGCCGTCGTCGTCGCCGTCGACCTGCCGAGCGGTGTCGAGGCGGACAGCGGCGAGGTGCGCGGGGAGGCCCTGCGGGCGGACGCGACGGTGACGTTCGGCACGTACAAGCCGGGGCTGCTGATCGACCCGGCCCGCGAGTACGCCGGCACGGTACGGCTCGTCGGCATCGGCCTGGAGGCGCATCTGCCGTCCGTGCCGGACCTGGAGGCGCTCCAGCACGCGGACGTGGCCCGTCTGCTGCCCGAACCGGCGGCGGAGAGCGACAAGTACCGGCGGGGCGTCGTCGGCGTCGTCGCCGGCTCCGCCCGCTACCCCGGCGCGGCGGTGCTGGCCGTGGCGGGCGCGCTGCGCGGCGGGGCGGGGGCCGTGCGGTACGTGGGGCACGCGGCCGAGGCGGTGATCGCCCGGTTCCCCGAGACGCTGGTCCACGCGGGACCGCCGGCGAAGGCGGGCCGGGTACAGGCCTGGGTCGTCGGCCCGGGTCTCGGCGACGACGAGGAGGCCGTACGCGACGTCCTCGCCTCGGACGTCCCGGTGCTGGTCGACGCGGACGGTCTGCGGTTGCTGGACGCAGCGGCCGTACGCGACCGCGAGGCGCCCACCCTGCTGACCCCGCACGCGGGCGAGGCGGCGGCGCTGCTCGGTGTAGCGCGCGAGGAGGTGGAGTCCTCACGGCTGGCCTCCGTCCGCGAACTGGCCGCGCGCTACGGCGCGACGGCGCTCCTCAAGGGCTCGACCACGCTGGTCGCCGCGCCGGAGGGCAGCGGTACGCCTGTACGGGTCAACCCGATGGGCAGTCCGTGGCTGGCGACGGCGGGCAGTGGCGATGTGCTCTCGGGCCTCGCGGGTTCCTTGCTGGCGGCGGGTCTGGAGCCGCGCGACGCGGGGTCGGTGGCGGCGTATCTGCACGGACTGGCGGCGAGGCACGCGGTGGCGGAGGGCACGCCGATCACGTCGTACGAGGTGGCATCGGCGCTCTCGTCGGCGTGGCACGACGTGACCCACACCTGA
- the alr gene encoding alanine racemase, which yields MSQTPPPRARAEIDLAALRANVRALRARAPQAALMAVVKSDAYGHGMVPCARAAQAAGATWLGTATPQEALALRAAGIQGRVMCWLWTPGDPWREGIEADLDMGVSGLWALTEVTAAAREAGRPARIQLKADTGLGRNGCQPADWPELVAAALDAEAEGTVKVTGLWSHFACADEPGHPSIAAQLDVFREMVAYAEKEGVEPEVRHLANSPATLTLPDSHFDLVRTGIAMYGISPSPELGTHEELGLRPVMTLAASLALVKQVPAGHGVSYGHHYVTSHETTLGLVPLGYADGIPRHASGRGPLLVGGERHTIAGRVAMDQFVVDLGGQKIHEGAEALLFGPGDRGEPTAEDWAEAAGTIAYEIVTRIGTRVPRVHLNEDSDE from the coding sequence ATGAGCCAGACACCGCCGCCGCGCGCCCGCGCCGAGATCGATCTCGCAGCCCTGCGCGCCAACGTCCGCGCCCTGCGCGCCCGCGCGCCCCAGGCCGCCCTCATGGCCGTGGTGAAGTCGGACGCGTACGGACACGGCATGGTGCCCTGCGCCAGGGCGGCCCAGGCGGCCGGGGCGACCTGGCTCGGCACGGCGACCCCCCAGGAGGCGCTGGCGCTGCGCGCGGCCGGCATCCAGGGGCGCGTGATGTGCTGGCTGTGGACCCCCGGCGACCCGTGGCGCGAGGGCATCGAGGCCGATCTCGACATGGGGGTGAGCGGCCTGTGGGCGCTCACCGAGGTCACGGCCGCCGCCCGGGAGGCGGGACGCCCGGCGAGGATCCAGCTCAAGGCCGACACCGGCCTCGGCCGCAACGGCTGCCAGCCTGCCGACTGGCCCGAACTGGTCGCCGCCGCGCTCGATGCGGAGGCCGAGGGCACCGTGAAGGTGACCGGCCTGTGGTCCCACTTCGCGTGCGCCGACGAGCCCGGTCACCCCTCGATCGCCGCCCAGCTGGACGTGTTCCGCGAGATGGTGGCGTACGCCGAGAAGGAGGGCGTCGAGCCCGAGGTCCGGCACCTGGCCAACTCCCCGGCCACCCTGACCCTTCCCGACTCGCACTTCGACCTGGTCCGTACGGGCATCGCGATGTACGGCATCTCGCCCAGCCCCGAGCTCGGCACGCACGAGGAGCTCGGCCTGCGGCCGGTCATGACGCTCGCCGCCTCCCTCGCGCTGGTCAAGCAGGTCCCGGCCGGACACGGCGTCAGTTACGGGCACCACTACGTCACCTCGCACGAGACGACGCTCGGCCTCGTCCCCCTCGGCTACGCGGACGGCATCCCGCGCCACGCGTCCGGCCGGGGTCCGCTGCTGGTCGGCGGCGAACGGCACACGATCGCGGGGCGGGTCGCCATGGACCAGTTCGTGGTGGACCTCGGTGGGCAGAAGATCCACGAAGGCGCCGAGGCACTCTTGTTCGGGCCGGGTGACCGGGGCGAGCCGACCGCCGAGGACTGGGCGGAGGCGGCAGGGACCATCGCCTACGAAATCGTCACCCGCATCGGAACAAGGGTTCCGCGCGTCCATCTGAACGAGGACTCCGACGAGTAG
- a CDS encoding alpha/beta fold hydrolase produces the protein MSETSTGDVVAVAATAVQSAATGSWRRAGVAGAAIGVIAAGAAAGVALERLTVGRGMRKKARLALDAAGPYGALRGLPGKALADDGSELYYEVDDVDPDAAGPRRRRLFGRKAPAPVTVVFSHGYCLSQDSWHFQRAALRGLVRTVHWDQRSHGRSSRGASQSGPDAVPVSIDQLGRDLKAVIDAAAPEGPLVLVGHSMGGMTVMAMADQFPEVVRERVVGVAFVGTSCGRLGEVNYGLPVAGVNAVRRVLPGVLKALGSQAELVERGRRATADLFAGLIKRYSFSSKDVDPAVARFAERMIESTPIDVVAEFYPAFVEHDKAEALPIFREVPVLVLAGDKDLVTPSSHSEAIADLLPDSELVIVPDGGHLVMLEHPEVVTDRLADLLARVGAVPAAANVGPYGSTAQPGG, from the coding sequence GTGAGCGAGACCAGCACGGGGGACGTCGTGGCGGTGGCGGCTACGGCCGTTCAGTCCGCCGCGACGGGCAGCTGGCGCCGGGCGGGCGTCGCCGGCGCCGCGATAGGCGTGATCGCCGCCGGCGCCGCGGCCGGCGTCGCACTGGAGCGGCTGACGGTGGGCCGCGGCATGCGCAAGAAGGCCCGGCTCGCACTGGACGCGGCGGGCCCGTACGGCGCGCTGCGCGGACTGCCCGGCAAGGCACTCGCCGACGACGGCAGCGAGCTGTACTACGAGGTGGACGACGTCGACCCGGACGCGGCGGGCCCGCGCCGCCGCCGGCTCTTCGGCCGCAAGGCGCCCGCGCCGGTCACGGTCGTCTTCAGCCACGGCTACTGCCTCAGCCAGGACTCCTGGCACTTCCAGCGCGCCGCCCTGCGCGGCCTGGTGCGCACCGTGCACTGGGACCAGCGCAGCCACGGCCGCTCCAGCCGGGGCGCCTCGCAGTCGGGCCCGGACGCCGTACCGGTCTCCATCGACCAGCTGGGCCGTGACCTGAAGGCGGTCATCGACGCGGCGGCGCCCGAGGGTCCGCTCGTGCTTGTCGGGCATTCCATGGGCGGGATGACCGTGATGGCGATGGCCGACCAGTTCCCCGAGGTCGTGCGCGAGCGCGTCGTCGGCGTCGCCTTCGTGGGCACCTCGTGCGGCCGGCTCGGCGAGGTGAACTACGGCCTCCCGGTCGCGGGCGTCAACGCGGTACGGCGGGTGCTCCCCGGCGTCCTGAAGGCGCTCGGCTCGCAGGCCGAGCTGGTCGAGCGCGGCCGGCGCGCCACCGCCGACCTCTTCGCCGGTCTGATCAAGCGCTACTCGTTCTCGTCCAAGGACGTCGACCCGGCGGTCGCGCGGTTCGCCGAGCGGATGATCGAGTCGACCCCCATCGACGTGGTCGCGGAGTTCTACCCGGCCTTCGTCGAGCACGACAAGGCGGAGGCGCTGCCCATCTTCCGCGAGGTGCCGGTGCTCGTCCTCGCGGGTGACAAGGACCTGGTGACCCCGAGCTCGCACAGCGAGGCCATCGCGGACCTGCTCCCGGACTCCGAGCTGGTGATCGTGCCGGACGGCGGACACCTGGTGATGCTGGAGCACCCGGAGGTCGTCACGGACCGGCTGGCGGACCTGTTGGCACGCGTCGGAGCCGTACCGGCAGCGGCTAACGTTGGCCCGTATGGAAGCACCGCACAGCCCGGCGGCTGA
- the tsaE gene encoding tRNA (adenosine(37)-N6)-threonylcarbamoyltransferase complex ATPase subunit type 1 TsaE, with protein MEAPHSPAAEAVARLAVESPEQMQDVGRRLAKLLRPGDLVMLTGELGAGKTTLTRGLGEGLGVRGAVTSPTFVIARVHPSLTGGPALVHVDAYRLGGGLDEMEDLDLDVSLPESVVVVEWGDGKVEDLSDDRLHVVIHRVVGDTDDDHRDVTLTGFGGRWSGVDLAAAGI; from the coding sequence ATGGAAGCACCGCACAGCCCGGCGGCTGAGGCCGTCGCCCGTCTCGCCGTCGAATCCCCCGAGCAGATGCAGGACGTGGGGCGCCGGCTCGCGAAACTGCTGCGCCCCGGCGACCTGGTGATGCTCACCGGTGAGCTCGGCGCCGGCAAGACGACGCTGACCCGGGGCCTCGGCGAAGGCCTCGGGGTCCGCGGCGCCGTCACCTCCCCGACCTTCGTCATCGCCCGGGTCCACCCCTCGCTCACCGGCGGCCCCGCGCTGGTCCACGTCGACGCGTACCGCCTCGGTGGGGGACTGGACGAGATGGAGGACCTCGACCTCGACGTCTCGCTGCCCGAGTCGGTCGTGGTCGTGGAGTGGGGCGACGGCAAGGTCGAGGACCTCTCCGACGACCGGCTGCATGTGGTCATCCACCGGGTCGTGGGCGACACGGACGACGACCACCGCGATGTCACGCTGACCGGGTTCGGCGGCCGGTGGTCGGGTGTGGACCTGGCCGCGGCCGGAATCTGA
- a CDS encoding L,D-transpeptidase, which translates to MARSSSGLVAGLTAAALAAVCFLAYQAQASAPDSLGTSRTPSAAPSAKVPEQKPENPLALPADSGAGARVVYSLGDRRVWLVSAKNKVTRTFAVMPSTVSPAPGSYSVTSRSGQVPGSDGVPIEHVVRFASVDDVAIGFSAATNGVLASPDPEKKTGGVRMKRADGDAMWTFATIGSKVVVLP; encoded by the coding sequence GTGGCACGGAGCAGCTCGGGTCTAGTGGCCGGGCTCACGGCGGCGGCTCTGGCGGCCGTATGTTTCCTCGCCTATCAGGCGCAGGCGAGCGCCCCCGACTCACTGGGCACGTCCCGGACACCGAGTGCGGCCCCCTCGGCGAAGGTTCCCGAGCAGAAGCCGGAGAATCCCCTCGCGCTGCCCGCCGATTCGGGCGCCGGCGCCCGTGTCGTGTACTCGCTCGGCGACCGCCGGGTCTGGCTCGTGAGCGCGAAGAACAAGGTCACGCGGACGTTCGCGGTCATGCCGTCGACGGTGAGCCCGGCGCCGGGCTCGTACTCGGTGACCTCCCGCTCCGGGCAGGTGCCCGGTTCGGACGGGGTGCCGATCGAGCATGTGGTGCGGTTCGCCAGCGTGGACGACGTGGCGATCGGCTTCAGCGCCGCGACGAACGGCGTGCTGGCGAGCCCCGACCCGGAGAAGAAGACCGGCGGCGTGCGGATGAAGCGGGCGGACGGCGACGCGATGTGGACGTTCGCGACGATCGGCTCGAAGGTCGTCGTTCTCCCGTAG
- the tsaB gene encoding tRNA (adenosine(37)-N6)-threonylcarbamoyltransferase complex dimerization subunit type 1 TsaB → MLLLAVDTATPAVTAALHDGTSVVAASSSVDARRHGELLLPAVDRVLAEAGVKLDAVTAVVAGVGPGPYTGLRVGLVTATTFGSALGVPVHGLCTLDGLAYASGLEGPFVVATDARRKEVYWARYASPRERIGEPAVDRPADIAEQVAGLPVVGAGGLLYPEAFPDTRGPEHVSAAALASLAAEKLAAGEEFLPPLPLYLRRPDAQVPKNYKVVTPK, encoded by the coding sequence GTGCTCCTGCTCGCCGTTGATACCGCCACGCCCGCCGTCACCGCCGCCCTCCACGACGGCACGTCCGTCGTCGCCGCCTCCAGCAGCGTCGACGCCCGACGCCACGGCGAACTGCTGCTGCCCGCCGTCGACCGCGTCCTCGCCGAGGCGGGGGTGAAACTCGACGCCGTCACCGCCGTGGTGGCCGGCGTCGGACCCGGCCCCTACACCGGCCTGCGGGTCGGCCTGGTGACGGCCACGACCTTCGGCTCGGCGCTCGGAGTGCCGGTCCACGGCCTCTGCACGCTGGACGGCCTCGCATACGCCTCCGGCCTGGAGGGACCGTTCGTCGTCGCCACGGACGCCCGCCGCAAGGAGGTCTACTGGGCCCGCTACGCCTCCCCGCGCGAGCGGATCGGAGAGCCCGCGGTCGACCGGCCCGCCGACATCGCCGAGCAGGTGGCCGGACTGCCCGTCGTCGGGGCCGGCGGACTGCTCTACCCGGAGGCCTTCCCCGACACCCGCGGCCCCGAGCATGTGTCGGCCGCGGCCCTGGCGTCGCTGGCCGCCGAGAAGCTGGCCGCGGGCGAGGAGTTCCTGCCCCCGCTGCCGCTGTATCTGCGCAGGCCGGACGCCCAGGTGCCGAAGAACTACAAGGTGGTCACGCCCAAGTGA
- the rimI gene encoding ribosomal protein S18-alanine N-acetyltransferase — protein MRWWDIGPVLDLEHALFPEDAWSTGMFWSELAHSRGPRATRRYVVAEADGKIVGYAGLAAAGGLADVQTIAVARDQWGTGLGARLLTDLLQHATAFECDEVLLEVRVDNTRAQKLYARFGFEPIGLRRGYYQPANVDALVMRLPVQGTET, from the coding sequence ATGCGCTGGTGGGACATCGGGCCCGTGCTCGACCTGGAACACGCCCTGTTCCCGGAGGATGCCTGGTCGACCGGCATGTTCTGGTCCGAGCTCGCGCACTCCCGCGGGCCGCGCGCGACGCGCCGCTATGTGGTCGCCGAGGCGGACGGAAAGATCGTCGGCTACGCGGGCCTGGCGGCCGCCGGCGGTCTCGCGGACGTCCAGACCATCGCCGTCGCCCGCGATCAGTGGGGCACGGGACTGGGCGCCCGGCTGCTCACCGATCTGCTCCAGCACGCCACCGCCTTCGAGTGCGACGAGGTGCTCCTCGAAGTGCGCGTGGACAACACCAGGGCCCAGAAGCTGTACGCGCGCTTCGGCTTCGAGCCCATCGGACTCCGGCGCGGCTACTACCAGCCGGCCAATGTCGACGCCCTCGTCATGCGGCTCCCCGTACAAGGAACAGAGACTTAA
- the tsaD gene encoding tRNA (adenosine(37)-N6)-threonylcarbamoyltransferase complex transferase subunit TsaD gives MADEPLVLGIETSCDETGVGIVRGTTLLADAIASSVDTHARFGGVVPEIASRAHLEAMVPTIERALQEAGVSARDLDGIAVTAGPGLAGALLVGVSAAKAYAYALGKPLYGVNHLASHICVDQLEHGRLPEPTMALLVSGGHSSLLLAPDITSDVRPLGATIDDAAGEAFDKIARVLDLGFPGGPVIDRLAKEGDPAAIAFPRGLSGSRDPAYDFSFSGLKTSVARWIEAKRAAGEEVPVRDVAASFQEAVVDVLTRKAVRACLDEGVDHLMIGGGVAANSRLRALAQERCEKAGIRLRVPRPKLCTDNGAMVAALGAEMVARNRPASDWELSADSSLPVTDPHVPGAAHDHTHDHDHVHEVSKDNLYS, from the coding sequence ATGGCTGACGAACCGCTCGTACTCGGCATCGAGACCTCCTGCGACGAGACCGGCGTGGGCATCGTCCGCGGCACGACGCTGCTCGCCGACGCCATCGCCTCCAGTGTGGACACGCACGCCCGCTTCGGCGGAGTCGTGCCCGAGATCGCCTCGCGCGCGCACCTGGAAGCGATGGTGCCGACCATCGAGCGCGCGCTCCAGGAGGCCGGTGTCTCGGCGCGCGACCTCGACGGCATCGCCGTGACCGCGGGCCCGGGCCTCGCGGGCGCTCTGCTGGTGGGCGTGTCGGCGGCCAAGGCGTACGCGTACGCCCTCGGCAAGCCGCTGTACGGGGTGAACCACCTCGCCTCGCACATCTGCGTCGACCAGCTGGAGCACGGCCGGCTGCCCGAGCCGACGATGGCGCTGCTGGTCTCCGGCGGTCACTCCTCGCTGCTGCTCGCGCCCGACATCACCAGCGACGTACGGCCCCTGGGCGCGACGATCGACGACGCCGCCGGCGAGGCCTTCGACAAGATCGCGCGCGTGCTCGACCTCGGCTTCCCGGGCGGTCCGGTGATCGACCGGCTCGCCAAGGAAGGCGATCCGGCGGCGATCGCGTTCCCGCGCGGCCTGTCCGGCTCGCGCGACCCGGCGTACGACTTCTCGTTCTCCGGGCTCAAGACCTCCGTCGCCCGCTGGATCGAGGCGAAGCGGGCCGCGGGCGAGGAGGTGCCGGTGCGCGACGTGGCCGCGTCCTTCCAGGAGGCGGTCGTCGACGTACTGACCCGCAAGGCGGTGCGCGCCTGTCTCGACGAGGGTGTCGACCACCTGATGATCGGCGGCGGTGTGGCCGCCAACTCCCGGCTGCGCGCGCTGGCCCAGGAGCGCTGCGAGAAGGCCGGCATCCGGCTGCGGGTGCCGCGGCCGAAGCTGTGCACGGACAACGGCGCAATGGTCGCCGCGCTGGGCGCGGAGATGGTGGCGCGCAACCGGCCGGCGTCCGACTGGGAGCTGTCCGCGGACTCCTCGCTCCCGGTGACGGACCCGCACGTCCCGGGAGCCGCGCACGACCACACCCACGACCACGACCATGTGCACGAGGTCAGCAAGGACAACCTGTACTCATGA
- a CDS encoding YciI family protein: MPRFLTMIRIEEQNLPREAAGPEFDERMGALFEEITKAGVMLDTAGLTPTADGTRVHWSTGKISYTDGPFTETKEVIGGYSIIQAKDKAEALEWAKRFLEIHPAEWNVTAEVRQIEE, from the coding sequence ATGCCGCGCTTCCTGACCATGATCCGCATCGAGGAGCAGAACCTGCCCAGGGAGGCCGCCGGCCCCGAGTTCGACGAGCGCATGGGCGCGCTGTTCGAGGAGATCACCAAGGCCGGGGTCATGCTCGACACCGCCGGGCTCACCCCGACCGCCGACGGCACCCGGGTCCACTGGTCCACCGGAAAGATCAGCTACACCGACGGGCCGTTCACCGAGACCAAGGAAGTCATCGGCGGCTACTCCATCATCCAGGCCAAGGACAAGGCCGAGGCCCTGGAGTGGGCCAAGCGCTTCCTGGAGATCCACCCGGCCGAATGGAACGTCACCGCCGAGGTCCGCCAGATCGAGGAGTGA
- a CDS encoding RNA polymerase sigma factor: MTAASATETVEAVFRIESARIIAGVARIVRDVGIAEELAQDALVAALEQWPESGVPDRPGAWLMATAKHRAIDLVRRKETYARKLAEVGRTLEDVPPPEPSDVDDIDDDLLRLIFTACHPVLSTEARIALTLRLLGGLTTEEIARAYLAPEPTVAQRIVRAKRSLAKAGVPFEVPGPAERAERLDSVLEVIYLIFNEGYSATAGDDWLRPALCEDALRLARVLTGLMPREPEVHGLTALLEFQASRIAARTGPDGEPVLLADQNRAKWNRMLIGRGMDALQRAGTGPYAVQAAIAGCHAQAVRYEDTDWRTIASLYGRLAALVPSPVVELNRAVAISMAEGPEAGLALVDALAGEPALKDYHLLPSVRGDLLERLGRGAQARTEFERAASLTRNERERELLLERASRCAP, translated from the coding sequence GTGACGGCAGCAAGCGCGACCGAAACGGTCGAAGCGGTGTTCAGGATCGAGTCCGCGCGGATCATCGCCGGCGTCGCCCGCATCGTGCGGGACGTGGGCATAGCCGAGGAACTCGCGCAGGACGCCCTGGTCGCCGCGCTGGAGCAGTGGCCGGAGTCGGGCGTGCCGGACAGACCCGGCGCCTGGCTCATGGCCACCGCCAAGCACCGCGCGATCGATCTCGTACGCCGCAAGGAGACGTACGCGCGCAAGCTCGCCGAGGTCGGGCGGACCCTGGAGGACGTGCCGCCGCCCGAGCCGTCGGACGTGGACGACATCGACGACGATCTGCTGCGGCTGATCTTCACCGCGTGCCACCCGGTGCTCTCCACCGAGGCGCGGATCGCGCTGACCCTGCGGCTGCTCGGCGGCCTGACGACCGAGGAGATCGCCCGCGCCTACCTCGCCCCGGAGCCGACGGTCGCGCAGCGCATCGTCCGCGCGAAGCGGTCGCTCGCGAAGGCCGGCGTCCCCTTCGAGGTACCGGGCCCCGCCGAGCGCGCCGAGCGTCTGGACTCCGTGCTGGAGGTCATCTACCTGATTTTCAACGAGGGTTACTCGGCCACGGCCGGCGACGACTGGCTGCGCCCGGCACTGTGCGAGGACGCCCTCCGCCTCGCTCGCGTCCTCACGGGCCTGATGCCCCGCGAGCCGGAGGTGCACGGCTTGACGGCGCTGCTGGAGTTCCAGGCCTCCCGCATCGCGGCCCGCACGGGCCCCGACGGCGAGCCGGTGCTGCTCGCGGACCAGAACCGCGCCAAGTGGAACAGGATGCTGATCGGGCGCGGCATGGACGCCCTGCAACGAGCGGGCACCGGCCCGTACGCGGTCCAGGCGGCCATCGCGGGCTGCCACGCCCAGGCGGTCCGCTACGAGGACACCGACTGGCGGACGATCGCCTCCCTCTACGGCCGTCTGGCCGCGCTCGTCCCTTCCCCGGTGGTCGAGTTGAACCGGGCGGTCGCGATCTCGATGGCAGAGGGCCCGGAGGCGGGCCTGGCCCTGGTGGACGCTCTCGCCGGGGAACCGGCCCTGAAGGACTACCACTTGTTGCCGAGTGTGCGGGGTGACCTGCTGGAACGCCTGGGGCGGGGTGCGCAGGCGCGTACGGAGTTCGAGCGGGCGGCGTCGCTGACCCGCAACGAACGGGAGAGGGAACTGCTGCTGGAGCGTGCCTCACGCTGCGCGCCGTAG